In the Balaenoptera musculus isolate JJ_BM4_2016_0621 chromosome 2, mBalMus1.pri.v3, whole genome shotgun sequence genome, GGTCAATCACTCTGTCATTTCAAAACCTTGCTAAGATGGTGCTGGTTTGGGTTGTGCCAGCGTAAATACTGCTCTAAACCTTCTCCCAAGGACGCAGGCCAACTCAGTATTCCAAAGCCAGAGTTTGGTTGGTTTCCGCTTCAGCTTGACAGGTGTGCATGGTCTCTGGTTTCAGCTGGCAGAGGCAGTGGAAGGGCGGGAATACCACAGAAGCACTCTTGTTGGGTAAAGGCTTTAGGTGACACAGAAGGAGGCTTGTCCTAAAAAGTTTCTGCTGGGCTCTGTTGTTTAATGGTTTcatctctgaaatattttaaagaaaaagcttaTTTTCCTAGCATTCTGGGTTACAAGGACAAATGTGGAGACCTGACAGGCCTGATTTTTAGTTCAGACTCTGTCCCTAATTAAATAATGTCTTTGGACTTCAGTCTCGTCATCAGTCTCCccacctgtaaagtgggaataatcaTGCAATCTGTGAGAACTAAATGTGATCATAAATGTAAAGGGCTTAGCATAGTATTTGGCACATAGTCCATATTTAGTAAATGTTCACTGTAATTACTGTTGCCTTAATTCTTTGTTGAAGACTTGCACGTGAGGAAATGAAGCAtctgccagaggggagggaccCACCGGAGGGACCCACCCCAGTAAAAGCTGAACCACCTCTTCAGTGGTTCCTCCAAATGGAGGGCTAGTTTGGGCCCATACAGCCCATGAAGTCTCTGTGAAAAAGCTGGAGGTCCTGAGGAGTTTGGGTCAACTTCCCCAGACCATGGGAGTCGGGACAGTTCTGGAGAACCTGATACCAGGGCCAATCCTAGGAGTTAGTTACTCCAAGGAAACCCAAAGCAAAAGCAGAAGCAGACCCAGGATCAACCTTGGAGTGCCCTGGGTCTGGCCTTGGCCCCCAAGACTGATCAAGTGACTGCAGGTGCATAGCCCCATCATTCAACTCTCAAGTCCTCCCCTGGCCATGCCTGCTTTCCCAAGGCTGGCAATCAGAATCAGAATGGTCTGTGTTCTGAATGGAGAGGGAGGCCAAGTTTACTAAGTGTGCCCATGCCAGTACCCTTAACACTGAATTTGTGTTGCAAGGACTCTTGGGCGTTTGTCTACCTTTAAGAGACAAGGCTCGGTCTACATACCTCGTTCAGAAGGAAGAGCGCACTTTTCTTCCCAGCCAGTTGATGGTATGGCATAGATAGacctgtgtctgttttgtttctgatTCTTTCTGTACCCAATAGCCATAACCactgtttaagatttttttttctttttcttcattttagacTTAGCCTCTAGTTCTTTACTTCCATACCTACTAACACCTTGTGTTACCTCTTCACCACCTTTCCACTCTCCTCACCGCCCTAACACTCACATTACTAGAAACATTTGGAAGAATACAGCGAGGGCTGGCTTGTTTAtcctgaatttatatatatatatatttttttttaaattaattaatttatttttggctgtgttgggtcttcatttctgtgcatgggctttctctagttgcggcaagtgggggccactcttcatcgcggtgcgcgggcctctcactatcgcggcctctcttgttgcagagcacaggctccagacgcgcaggctcagtagttgtggctcacgggcctagttgctccgcggcatatgggatcttcccaaagcagggctcgaacccgtgtcccctgcattggcaggcagactctcaaccactgcgccaccagggaagcccctgaatttaTATTGATTAGCTTTTTTATGAACCCCACTTTAATGgggattttttttagtttttttaatagttgatttacaatgttgtgttaatttctgctgtatagcaaattgattcagttatacatatatatacattctttttcatgttcttttccattatggtttatcactggATATGTTGATTAACTTCTGACCAAACACTAGAGGTTTTGATCTGGGTAACCTAAGAAGTTGAAGAAAAAGACATTGGCACTCATTATCAATGCCTTTTGATAACATTTATGTGACTAAATAGGTATGGGACCACAGGTAATGATCTGCAAAAGGCCTTTTGAAGATAAGGGGTTGCCTAGATCACTGAAATATTGAACTTCCCTTTCCAACCTATAGTTGTGATTTGTTATATTTCAGGGGGAAAATATCAGATACACAAAAAGACTGGAAATTCTTTGAGGTGAGTCACTTACGTTTAGGGGCTCTGCTCTTTGATATGAAACATGAAGTATAGCAACAACAAATAGACATTTGTCAGGCacctatttttaatgaatatccTTTCTACAAAGGATACTAATAAGCTGTGTGCCACTCCTTAAATCTTTGGTCTGATTTTCCTCCTGCAAAGGCGAGTACATGTATAATTTTCCACAGCCCTTCAGGCATGTGGAGAGAGCAGGTCACCTGGGTTTGCGTCTACTTAGTAGTGTTCTATAGACAGGTGGGAGTTTTTCATGTCGTAACTGTGGGTTCCAATTCTCGTCTGTTTTCTGTCGTAGTCCTTTTATACTTTCTGTACGTATGTAGCCTGGATTGTCTTCCGACGTCAACACTTCACAGAGATTGAGGAAGAAATAGGGAGGCTCTTTCGTTCCGACATGTTCAACATTCCTCGAAGGAAGCGCGAGGATGAAGAGTCAGGAGGGGAAAAGAAACGCATGACTTTTGTACAATTCAGGTATGACCATTTGACTCTCCTAAGCTCAAGGACATTTCTAGAAAACAAGATGATGTGACCTAAatgtcacccccacccccaggagaatGATGGCAAAGCGCCCAGCGATGAAAAAAGCCATTAACATGCGCTCTCCAGTCATGTCTACTCTGCTGCCCTCTCTCAGAGAAAAAGCTCAGAATATCTCTGAGAAAAAGTACCGTCAAGTAGGCATGAAATTCCCAGCCCGGATGCAAGAGCACAAGGAAAATCTGGACTCTGTGCACATGCCAATGTAAGTGGcccaaggagagaggaaggagagaagactgAGTGTTGCTTCCTAGGTGGGGCCCAGGAGGGGCAAGGGCTCAGACATGGTGCCTCTGCCAGAAAGCTGAACAAAGGTGGAAGCACCGTCTTCCTACCATCCCCTGTTCCTCTCGACCTGTTTTCTTTCCAGATCAGTTCTTGGTATACCCATCTAGACTAGAAAAAACTAGAAAGATAGGCTAGACTTCAAATAGTTCTAATTTGGTGAAGTGAGTAGCAGACTTTGTAAGACTGAGGTTTTCCTGTTAGAAGAATCATCTTTGGGAAATAAGGGAAGGGCCAGTACAAAATCTTGCTATGGGTCGAGTTTTTGAACCCATATTTAAgaaatagatgtgtgtgtgtgtgtatttgtgtgtgtgtgtgtgtatcagtcTTAGCTTTATACACACGCACAAGTCAACcatatactgggttggccaaaaacttagttccagtttttccataagatgttacagaaaaacccagacaaatttttggccaacccaataccttaGTCTTTGGCCTCAGCAAATATTTGGCTATACCAATAATTCTTTCCACAGAGTTGGCATCCTGGGAGAGCCTCGATGTCAGTTCAACCCCCATACCCTTATCCCCCTCGATACAGAAGAAAGCATGAAGTCTGGGAGACAGTCTTCCACGATAGAAAGAAATAACATGAGGATTCAGGATACACTAGACTTAGTCATGAGAGCACTGTCCTCTCAAACAACATTCCCTAAATAATCTGTACATTCCATTTCTGTAATTAATTCCTGTATTTGAAGTAAACTACTTTGACTTAATCACTTTATACAGGAGTAGTGTTtattattaaactttaaaagttgttcaaattattttgttaaaagttCAACAATAGACTAAAGAATTCCAGAAAGCTTTTGAAAAGCTCATTTTCCTATATTTAATAGTTTGCTTTGTTAGTTATTTACTTCCTTGGCTTTTACATGACCATTTAGAGCAATGTATTAGGACATTTAGTCAGTGTTCTAGTGGACTAGTGAAGAAgcattctgtttattcatttctaaGTTCCTTTTTGTTTCATGAGAGAGTGTAATTGgtacatttgaaaacaaaatttcataaaaaggcaaattacaatatttttaacattaaatctCTTTCTATGGGTATATTATTATTGGCATTGGGATATAAAGTACATCTGACTCATTTAAAAGCCTTTTAGCATatatgtttcattcatttttttcatttattcatttaacaacaCATATATTTCAAGCCCCTGCTCCATTCAAAGCCTTGTGCTGGAAAATGTAAGGACAAAAGGTCATCAAGACAGAGACCATATCCTCTGGTCTGAGTAGTAGAGAGGATCAGTAAAACACATGCCTGCTAATGATACAACATTGAATGTGTTAGAGGCCATTAAAGAGGTAAATCCAAGTGCCCTTTGAGACAGATCAGTAGAGCCCTCACTTCTGGGGGAATCGGGAGCACTGAGATTTGAATCTGGTGTCGCAGGGACTGGGTGGCACTAAAGGGGGACCGCCAGTCAGAAGAAGaccatgtgcaaaggcacagagatgaAAAGGTGTGCCCTGTGACTGAGGAAGGCAAGAGCCATGGGTGTGCAAGGGGAAAGGTGTGCGAGGGGGAAGGTGTGCGAGGGGAAGCAGAAGAAGAGCGGGCTGCAAAGGTCAGCTGAGCCTCCACATGCCCCACCAGGGAGTGAGCTGGATATTATTTGGTAGGCAGTGAAGCTTAGGACCCGCTGATGAAACCCGTTCATTGGCTGCTGATTATATAGtatcatcatttaaaaagtcCTATAGGAGTTTCGCCAACTAAAACAACTGGTCTGAATTTACCTTTCTGTGGCCACAGGTTTATCCCCAAACTTCAAAAATCCTCCTTTCTGCATTTAGCTAAAAGTTTGTTTAACGGAAAAAACTGGATGCTTTTTCCCAGATTTAATATCAAGAGCAGAGGAACAGCAGCTCCAGCCTGTCGATCATGTGGGGCAGCTTCTGTTCAACAGGCACTCTGTCTTCACTCTCATCCTTTATGTTCCAGGTCAATTCCTGTTATTCCTGTTAAAActgcaaagtttttaaaaatcaaaatcctgagggggggaaaaaagaaaaagaaaaggaaaaaaaaaaagaggggggggagaaaaaaaaaaggggggaaaaaaagaaaaaaaaaatcctggactATGAACGAACCCTTCTTGGACTTTTTATTTACATAGAGCATTTGGTTACACACTGTCATAACAAATTTTTATCTAGAACATGTTGACATGGTTTGATTTTtgattttggggttgtttttttttttttggatatttaaaaaaataaaccctggGAATTGTGGGACTTTTATAACTGTCTTTACTAGGGCACTGggcttttttttcctgcctcctttCTGACCTATGAGGCTTCAGTGTACTTCATTTATTAATTCCTTCAActgttgattcatttttttcattctacaaTTACTATATCTCCACTCTGTGTTAGGCACCCTGTTTGGTTCTGGGAATTCAGTATGGAAAAAATATAGCCAGCTCTGACTTGGAACTGACAGTCTTGGGGAAGACAGATAGGAAATGAATACTCAGATAATGAACTAATTGCAATGATGATGAACGTTGCAAAAGAGAGGCCTCATCTGCTTCCAGTATGACTCAGGTGGTTATTGGCAGGGCTGAGTTCCTCGCAGGCTGTTGGACTGAGGCCTTGGCTCCTCGTAAGCTATTGGCCCAAGGCCTTTCTTAGTTCTTTGCCACACGAATCTCTCCAAAAGGAGCTTGCAACATGTCAGTTGGCTTCATTAGCATGAACaagtgagagaggaagagagaatgtgCAAGCAAGACAGAAGTTAGTCACTTACAACCTAATGTTGGAAGTGATATTCCATCACTTTTGCTCTACTTTATTCACTAGCAGCAAGTCACAAGGTCTAGCCCACTCACAAGAGAAGGGGACCACCAAGGCCATGAACACCAGGAGGTAAGGATCATCGGGGGTCATCTGAAAAGTCAGCCCGCCACACTGGCAGAAGAAACATGAAAGTCTTGAGGCTGGAAGCAAAGCTTCTTCAAGTTGCTGAGATAAGGCTTTTGAGGCTGTAGAGAGGAAGGGTAGAAAGATGAGATGTGGCTGGAGAATAAGCAAGAGCCCTATCATGGAGGGTTCTGTAAGTCTATTATGGATACACTTAAGATCAACGTGGGTTGTTGCAGTGTGATTGTGCAGTTTTTGTCTTGCACAAAGCCACCAGCGAAGGAAGTGGATGGGGAATGAGATCCAAATGCATATCTTCACCTCATTCTGGATCTTTCCAGGTGGAGTCCCTTTTTGTAATTCGCAAAGCAGCAGTCTTGAATGGGTACCCTTTAATGGGTTTTAAGCAGGTGCATTGTTAAAGCTTACCAAGAGgggttttttaattcaaaatattcaagtaagagaacaaaaagacaagctacaggctgggggaaaatatttgcaaaacacgtATCCGATAGAGGACTtgtatgcaaaatatacaaagaactcttaaaaacaacaagaaaacaaacactccagtcaaaaaatgggcaaaaggtatGAACAGACACTTTATCAAAAAAAATATACTCAGGACAAACAAGCATATGAAGAGATGCTCTACATTATTTGTCATTAGGGAATGGAAGTTAAAaaagcaatgagataccactacacagttattagaatggctaaactgacaataccaaatgctgatgaggattcagaacaacaggaactcttattCGTTGCAGAGtcaaaatgatgcagccactttagaagacagtttgaagtttcttactttaattttcttaCAGTTAATATGAAAATGTAATAGATAGCCAACACAGTCttggaaagaaaaacagttgGAGGGCTAAAACATTCTGATTTCAAACTTATTACAGAGCTACAGAAATCAAGGCTGTTTAGTACTGGTATAAGAACAGACATTTcgataaatggaatagaattgagtccagaaataaaaccatgcatttatggccaactgattttcaacaagtgtGCCaggacaattcaatggggaaagaatagtcttctcgaacagtgctgggacaactggatattcccatgcaaaagaatgaagttggattcCTACCTTACACTGTATATAAGCTTTAACTCAAATGGgccataaacctaaatgtaaggagtAAAACTAGGAAACTCTTAAAATGTAGGTGTAACCTTCATgatcttgggttaggcaatggtttcttaaatatgaatgacaccaaaaacataagcaaccaaagaaaaaaattgatagatgattggtcttcatcaaaattagtaacttttatgcttcaaagaaaactatcaagaaaatgagggTGATGATTGTATagcaactctgtgaatatactaaaaaaaaatggaattgtacactttaatgatgaatttatggcatgtgaattatatatcaataaagctgttataaagaaaaaagtgaaaacacaattcacagaatgggaggaaatatttgcaaatcctataCATAATAAAGGTCTTGTATTCAGAATACATAATGAACTCTTACAGTTTgacaataaaaactaaataatccaatttaaaaatcagcagaAGCTTTgaatagacattactccaaagaagatatacaaatggctaataagcacatgaaaaaacaCTCAActttattagtcattagggaaatgcaaatcaaacccacagtgaaattccacttcacacccactaggatggctatgagCAAAAAGTTAGAGAAgaacaagtgttgatgagaatgtggagaaatcagaaccttcACAACATtcctgatgagaatgtaaaatgatgcagccactttagaaaactgcttgtcagttcctcaaaaagttaagcatataccatatgacctagcaattccattcttagatatatacccaagagaattgaaaacatatgtttacacaaaaacttgtacacaaatgttcaaagaagcatcattcataatagccaaaaaagtgtAACAAACCAAATGACCAacaattgatgaatgaataaacaaaaatgtggtatatccacacaatggaatattacacaaccataaaaaggagtgaTGTACTAATTCATGCTACAAGGTGAATGAAGcctgaaaacatcatgctaagtgaaagaagccagacacaaaagcagCATATTCTACGATTACaatgatatgaaatgtccagaatagggaaatccatAAAGAcaaggtagattagtggttgccagacactaaggggaggagggaatggggggtGACTCTAacaagatttctttttggggtgatgaaaatgtcctggaattagatagtgCTAATGGTTACACAACCTTGTCAATAGActatcactgaattgtacactttaagagagtgaattttatggtatgtgaattatatctcaattaaaaacaaaacaaaacaaggaaagtctgaaaaaTTGCCACCTGATGTCTAAATCTAATCTAGTATTCTGGATAGGATcctgaaacaaaaaaaaggatattATGTAGAAAGTAAGGAAATCCTAATAAAGCAtggattatagttaataataatgtatcaatattggttccttaatgtaccatactaatataagatgttaataatcaGAAACTGGATGTGGGGATACAGGAATTCTCTATcatatctttgcaatttttcttaaaactgttctaaagtaaaaagttgattttaaaaaatattcagcaaatacttatgtCGCACCTGATATGTGGGCATAGAGCTGGACCACATATGGTCTTTGTTCAGGTTGCCCTCTGCGCAGAAgcggaagaataaaataaacacatgcacaaaaaggaggctagaagtcagaaatcaagaaACACTATGCAGTAGGGCTTAAAGGAGAGAGCCTCTCAGGCCAAGGGATTGGGAGATGGCCATAGAGATGGCTCTGGAAGATGTGAGGGGTCTGGATAagcagagatggggtgggggtatCTGGGGATGCTTCCTGGGGTTCTCACAGGGTTCAGACCTGAAAATTGGGTGGTGATGGGGCCTTGTGCAGTTGAGCTGGGCTGTGGGGTTGGCTAGGGGAGCAATGAGGACTTCTTCATGTGGGAAAGATGGTATCTTATTTCTTAACCTTTTCCAGGGGCTGCAAAACCCTTTCTATTCCGCCTTTGTTCGGACTGCAGGGTCCTATAACATTTGAATCATCATCCTCTTCTAGGATTCAGCCTGTCCAACCATGTCAGCGTTTCCATCTTTACCTCTGTTTTGAGCCTCAGTTCCATCATAGATACAAATCATCCTACTTAGAACTTGGCATATGGCATTTTGATCtctagctaattttttttttttggctgcactgcgtggcttgtgggatctcagttctctgaccaaggattgaacctgggccacagcagtgaaagcctggaatcctaaccactaggccaccagggaactccaacTAATTTTcataccaagaaagaaaaataaatgtgcctCCTCCAAGCCCATTGCTGTTGAGCTCTCCTCCCTCTGAACAAGTTTCAGTTTGCAGAAAGCAAGCAGTTTCAGGGGACTGAGAGCATAGGGTGAACTGTGCCCTTGTTTTTGCAGGACGTCTCCAGAGCAGTCTGTGTCTGGCAGCAGGTTCATAAAGTTGCTCTCTGCCTCTGAGTTTCTCTCTGTGGGGTGGTGCCCAAGGTGGTCTAGGCGAGCCATGCTAAGGGGCTTGGTGTCCTGCACCACTTGCTTTGCACCTTGGCCTCCCTTGTCCTCCTTATGAAGAATGAtttgttctcatttcctttaCTTCTCCTGCGTCTAACCCAGAGGCCTAAGCAGAGCAAAAGGGGAATGCGCTGGGGCCAAAGAGCTCAGGTCACACTGAATCCTGGCACAAAAATGGCCACCCACGCCTAGGACCTTTGCGGGGGACACTTGTCCCCCAGCAACTGGCCAGTGTCAGAACATTGGAGCTATTTAGAATCAAAGTCTTAAGTCTATTGGTGGTTCCCCCATATCAACCTGTATTtcttctagaaataatttttaatgatatcATCTGCCTAATTTACATAAGTAATCCTTGTTCAGTGTAAAAAGAAACcttagaaaacacaaagaaaaaaataaatgcgcATAATCTCATCACTCAGGATAACTCATTGTTAATAATTAGGTGAATCTCCTTTCAGTCATTTGTGTGCATTTATGTACAAACAAAAATGAGGTCGTGCAGTGTACCCTTGTCTGCAACCTCCCTCCTTCAGAGAGAAATACATCGTGAACTCAGCCAGTACCCAtctaaaacatgattttaattgCCCTGTGGTATTCTGTGGTATAAATATGTCACAATGTCCTTGCCCAGTACCCTATTTTCTTGTATACATACCTTGTCTCTCAAACTACTGCTCTTTTCCTTAGGATAAAGCCCTGCGAATGATATTGCTGCATCAAAGAGCACACTCCTTCTCAAGACCTTACGATTGCTGAATTTCCTCCCCAAGGCTAGCCCCAAAGCAAAGCTACCTCCATCTGTGTATGAGAATGCTCACCCCTCACCTGGGCATTACCATTCCTTTGAATCCTTGCCAATTCTATGGTAgtgaaaaatggaattatatgttCATTCTAATTTATACTTTCTATTAACAGTAAGGATGCATACCTCTTCATATTGGTCATTTGTGCTTCCCCTTTTCTGATTTATCACAGAAATAATATAATGTGAAATGCATTGAGTTTCTTCGAGTAAACGCATCACCCAACTCAAGGAACTATATTATAGTAgcacagataataaaaataacagtaccTTGTCATAAATTCTAGATCAAGGCAGATGGTGTCCGGGTATTCGTTCTTAGTTGATGAAATTTATTTGTCCATCTTTTAGCTCAGAATCTCAAAATGCTTTCCAGATCCCAGTTAAACTTGTTAAAACACTTTTTACGTACTTATGATAGGAGTTCCATCTGCCTTAGCCACTCCTGACCCACCAACCTCACCTCCAGCCTGGTGGGAGAAAAACAATCTGAACTTAAGTACCTGATCATTacctattcatatcctttgcttatttttctattaatggactctatatttgtctttctcttattgatttggCATTCTGATCTCTGGTGGCCTCGGCCTGAagcagcttgaagcagggtttcggttcccggccagagattgaggtcgggtcgcggcagtgagagcaccaaatcccagccactagaccagtggtcacTGACAAGTCCCCGACCTTttggctttgcagaaaagaattcccacaaagatgaaaagtagtgaaacaagtgaagtgtttattagaaaaaaagagtacagtacgtgtggatagacacacaggtggactcagagagagagttgcgccctcgtggtagtttgaatcacttttatggggcatttcttcctggtttcctttggccaatcattttgatttgcctggttcagagatctcaggatcctcccatgtgtgcgtgcgcatctcttagccaagatggattctagcgaagaggcctatgggtagttgacatcacttactatggggtggcggtccctccctttttgacctccaaggagctttcTAGTCGGGAAGGTTtccttgacttcgagaatgagaaatatgtggtctcttatcttctatctgggcagggtgcagcctcctctctcaattgtcctgCTAGGGACAATTGGAATATCAGTCCACAGGGAACAAATCTCCAACTGCTTACCCTGGTCGGGGGGACCCATCTACCTTCTGCCTCAATTCTTGGAAGAAATTGCAAAAGTTCCTATGAGGAAAACAGTTTACAGGAAAGCTGAAGATAGTAAGATCCCATGTGTGTAAAAAACACATATCATTATATGTGTAGAAAGTCTGGAAGGAAATAACTAAATTATTAAAAGCGATTCTCTCTGAAAAGTAGGATTATGCATGATTTTTCTTGAAACATTTCTTTGCTtacatgtattttctatttttattttttattttttttaagaagaaagactttctttttatttatttatttatttatttttggctgtgttgggtcttcgtttctgtgcgagggctttctctagttgcggcgagcgggggccactcttcatcgcggtgcgcgggcctctcactgtcgcggcctctcttgttgcggagcacaggctccagaagcgcaggctcagtagttgtggctcacgggcccagctgctccgcggcatgtgggatcctcccagaccagggctcgaacccgtgtcccctgcattggcaggcagactctcaaccactgcgccaccagggaagccctctatttttatttttacaacagatattttttcaaaagcatcCCTGATTTCTTGCAGAGTGGTGACATCTAGCACCCACCCCatccagcagtgcacaagggacCACAGCGCCTAGAGCAAAAGAATAGGTAATTAGCCACAAAAGGAGAAACACAAATGACCAGGATGAAGGGGTATTCATTCTCACTACTGATTAGAAGTATAAATTAgaacatatgattccattttcaccTATATAATTGGCAAAGATTCCGAGAAGTGATCATGTTTAATCTTGGCAAGTGGATGGGGAAGTAGGCATTCTCATACACTGATGGGAGAGTATACTCTGGTATGAGCCTTCAGGAAGGCAATTTGGCAGTAATATATTACcttttgaatatatttgtgtattttgtgtaTTCATTTAGGGCTGGTTCAGATATCTGGCTCCTACATGTCCATCTGTGGTGGTGTTGTCCATCACTGATTTAAAACTTATTGAAGGGTGGAACTGTGTCATTCCGCGCAGCCCTGTGACCAGATAGACACTTcagaagtgctttttttttttttataatttatttatatttatttttggctgtgttgggtcttcgtttctgtgcgagggctttctctagttgcggcaagtgggggccactcttcatcgcggtgcacgggcctctcactatcgcggcctctcttgttgcagagcacaggctccagacgcgcaggctcagtagttgtggctcacgggcctagttgctccgcggcatgtgggatcttcccagaccagggctcgaacccgtgttccctgcattggcaggcagattctcaaccactgcaccactagggaagccccagaagtgcTTTTGAGGACGATTATggtaatgataaaataaatgacttATCTTCTTGGATTTTCAAATGGTCATCAGTCATTTGTTGATAGCCTAAGCAGGGCTCAGTGCCTTGCGAGGTCTATCAGGGACTCAAGCATAAGGTAAGGTTCCTGTCCTCAGGGCTGACCTACAGAGTCAGGACAAAGCTCAGTAACAGCATGGGGGAGCATGCAGGTAAGGCTAAATTGTGAAGTGGAGACTACCACAGGCTCAGCAATGAGCCAGCTCAGAATCATCTGTGCAGAAATAATGAGGACCTCGGAGAGGAGGGGCTCACATCTCATTTCCACTGGTCACTCCATCCTCCTTCTGCACCGACGCTCTGATGAACACTCTTACCAAGCAGCACAGCTGGTGCATTTGAATTTGCCTCTTTTTCCTG is a window encoding:
- the PPP1R36 gene encoding protein phosphatase 1 regulatory subunit 36 isoform X1; its protein translation is MWYWKDETRTLEFRSFTPAVELKERGKKGKAVHFAEIDGPASDRLTDKRFALRDDKSPKGLEKRSQQGNVTLHDAKFVALLLLQDTEMQHICSFTTFMRNKNLDNFLMALLYYLYYYLEKISQEKKPKSCMVGLVEKKEMELVISKLEAAQKYLAQKYCVLVLGLGMPDKHHMCCGKGKISDTQKDWKFFESFYTFCTYVAWIVFRRQHFTEIEEEIGRLFRSDMFNIPRRKREDEESGGEKKRMTFVQFRRMMAKRPAMKKAINMRSPVMSTLLPSLREKAQNISEKKYRQVGMKFPARMQEHKENLDSVHMPIVGILGEPRCQFNPHTLIPLDTEESMKSGRQSSTIERNNMRIQDTLDLVMRALSSQTTFPK
- the PPP1R36 gene encoding protein phosphatase 1 regulatory subunit 36 isoform X2 codes for the protein MWYWKDETRTLEFRRLTDKRFALRDDKSPKGLEKRSQQGNVTLHDAKFVALLLLQDTEMQHICSFTTFMRNKNLDNFLMALLYYLYYYLEKISQEKKPKSCMVGLVEKKEMELVISKLEAAQKYLAQKYCVLVLGLGMPDKHHMCCGKGKISDTQKDWKFFESFYTFCTYVAWIVFRRQHFTEIEEEIGRLFRSDMFNIPRRKREDEESGGEKKRMTFVQFRRMMAKRPAMKKAINMRSPVMSTLLPSLREKAQNISEKKYRQVGMKFPARMQEHKENLDSVHMPIVGILGEPRCQFNPHTLIPLDTEESMKSGRQSSTIERNNMRIQDTLDLVMRALSSQTTFPK